In the genome of Dyadobacter fermentans DSM 18053, the window TTATAACTGTCGCGCGCCACAATCGCCGCCATCGGCATCACGCCCGCACCAAGGCCTTTTCCCAGACAAACAATGTCCGGCTCGAAGCCGTAATGCTCAAATGCGAACATTTTGCCCGTCCGCCCGAACGCGATCGGGATCTCGTCCAGTATCAGCAGCACGTTATGTTTGGTACAAATTTCGCGCACACGCTTCCAGTAGCCCTGCGAGGGGATCTGCACATCGGTATTCCGGATCGTTTCGATGAGGAATGCGCCGATATCCCCTTCTTTTTCAATCACATATTCGAGATAATCGGCATAGGGAATGTCGCCGTTGCCCGCTGCGGCGAACGGCCCGCGGTAGGTCATCGGCGGAGGAATGCGCTCTACGCCCGGCATCAGCGGCCCCATATCCTTTCGGAAATCGAGCTCGCCGCCCGCAGAAATGGCATCGAGCGACGCACCATGGAACGAGTCCCAGAGCGACACCACTTTATGTTTGCCGGTCAAAATACGGGCGAGTTTCAGCGCCATGCTGATCGCCGACGTGCCGCCCGGAGCGAAAAGAACGCGATTCAAATCACCCGGCATAAGACTGCCCAGCTTTTTAGCCAGCTCAATGGCGGGCACATTGGTATATCTTCGCGGCGAGAACGGCAGAATATCCATCTGCGCTTTCAGCTTCTCAATTACGTACGGATGCCGGTAACCCAGCTGATGCACATTATTGCCATGAAAATCCATGTAACGCTTACCCTGCACATCGGTAAGGTAAATACCTTCACACGAAGCGAGCACATCCAGGCAAGGCGTGGAAAGCGACTGATGCAGAAAGTGTTCCGCATCCTCGTGCAGGTAACCGGAAGTTTCCGGATCACTCATCACTGCATACCAGTCCCGGCGCGCGGATGATAAGTTAATGTCGCCTTCCGTACGGTTGTGCGCTGCTGCCATTTACTGGGTTCGGGGTTATTTCACAAAGAGCTTATCGGCCGGGATAAGTTGCTTGGTAACGCCCGGACCGCGATAGAATGCGTCGAGCCAAAAGCCGCCGCCGTTATTGTAATATTGAATTTTAATCGGATACCTGCCCGCTTTCAGGTCAATGGAGCCTGTTTTTTCCTCTACACCATGGTTACCGTCGTTGTTCACCACTTCTTTTCCGTCCACAAAAAGCTTACTTCCATCGTCTGATTGCGTTGAAAATTGATATTTCCCTTCCCGGTCGATTTGAATAAAACCTTCGAATTGCATGGCAAAGCTTTCCGTTCCTTTTGCCAGCATGCCTTCAATGTCTTTTTTCACCATTCCAAACTCCGGGGCGATCCACGACTTCCCGTTTTTAAGCTGGGTAAAATCGGGAAGCTTGTTCAGATCATTGGCTTTGAAAAACATGGCGGTCACTCCATTGCCCTTCCCGGATTTGACCAACCTAAAATACGCAGTGGAAAGCAAACTCGGGTTACCTTTTTCATCAAATGTGCGCGCTTTGACGACGGTCGTCTGGCTCACATTGAATGGCTGCGTGTAAACCGGCGATTTCAGGCCGGGATCAGAACCGTCGATGGTATAATGCGTCGTACCTTTTTCTGCTTTAGTATCGATCCTCACTGTCGCCGGTTTGTCCACAAAAAGCCCTCCTGCCTGCTCATACAGCTTTCTTTCGGGATGGATCACGGGCGCGTTTACCGTTTTTTCGCCGAGCCAGAGATTTTTAGGTTCGTCAAACCCCGCAAATGCAGGCTTCACCGGGCGACCGATCCACGCATAAGGCTGCTCGATACCAAGCACAAACGCAATCGTCGAAGCAAGGTCGTAAGTATAAACCTGTTGCTGAATCTCGTAGCCTTTTTTCACACCAGCCCCGAACAAAACGCCGGCTATTTCAGCCTCTTGCGGCGTTGCGCCGCCGTGCCCGTAACCAATGCCGCCGTGATCCGCCCAGAGAATCACCAGCGTTTTGTCCGCGATGCCGGCATCTTGAATACCGGCAAGCACTTTCCCGATCAGCGAGTCGGCTTTGGTGACCGACTGGTAGTATTCCTGCGAGCCGTGCCCGCCGTGGTGGCCTGCATGATCCACGTGGTCGAAATGCACGAAACCGAGTGTTGGCTTTTTATTTTTAATGTATTGGACAAAATCAGCCGCAGTTGAATCCTCTGTCGAGAAATGCTTGTCGTAGTTGACCGCATTCTTTTGGAACAACCGCCCAAAACCGCCCCAATGGTACACTGCACCGATTTCCGCATCGGGTTTTGCCTTGTGCAAAATGCTGAAAATGGTCGGAAAGCGGCCGTCGGCCTCCTGGGCAATGGGCGGCAGCGAGTGGTCGTCCATTTCCCAGTCGTTGTTGATAATGCCATGCTGCTCGGGGCCGGCGCCCATGATCATCGACGCCCAGTTTTGGCTGCTCGCCGAGGTCAGCACCGTCCGCACATTCCATTTCACAGCGCCATTGGCCACCATCCGGTCGATACTCGGCGTTTCTGCCTTTCGGATACCGTCGGGACTCAGCCCATCTACACCGATCACGATCACGTGTTCAATGCCCGCAGGTCTTTCGTCCGCGTTCATTTCGGCGACAGGCGCCTTTTTCCGAAGGTCGCTTTCCGGCAGGGTTTGAAATGCCGCCAGCATCAGCGAAACCACCGCCAGCGTGCAGGAAACTTTTGCAAACATATTTTTCAGCGTTTAGATCCGGTATGTTCCGCCCACTACTTCATCGCACAAGCCAAAGGATAGCGTCATTCCATTGCCGCCCAGGCCATTAATGATCGTCACGCCGCTTTCCGGCGTCATCACGAGCTCGGTGGCCCCGTTGGTCATTTTGGGATAGATCCCGTGCCAGCTCTGGAATACTTTCGGCGATTTGAACTGCGCGAATGTTCCGAGATAGTCGAGGATCATGGTATTGATAAACTCGCGGTCGAACGGATCGAACGTGAGCGCGTATTCGTGCGAGTCGCCAACAGTAATCTCGCCCAGGCCGTTTTGCGAAGCCATCACGTGAATGCCCCATTTAAGATATTCCGCATATTCGCGCTCGTACCGGGCTTTCAATCCCGGCAGCGATGCCGCCGCTTTGAAACCGTGGTAATGAATGAACGACAATCCGCCGCATAATGCCGGACCAATGCGCCAGTCGTCGGGCTGGGCTTCGAGGCGCATCATTTGCAGTTTGCATTTGGTCAGCGGCGCCGCCGAAAACTGTTGGGGATAAAGTGTTTCAAAATCTTGTCCGCTGCAAACGAAAATCTCGTCCGCCGACCAGCTTTTGGAGCCGGAAATCACGGTCGGGTATGCCACCTGAGAAATGGCCGTGTCCCATATAAATGTAACGCCAAATGTAGCTTGCAGGTAACCAGGGATCGCCGCGATGGCCTCGCGGGGGTCTACGATCATCTCATCCGCGGAATAGAGCGAGCCCAGCAGCCCATCGGGATTCACCGCCGGCGACTTGGCCAGCGTGCCGGCCGCATCGAGACAGGCTACCGGCCGGTAAGCGCTCACTTCCACAAACTGCCGGATCACTTCCAGCTCATCCTCCTGGTAGGCCATATGCAGGCTGCCCGCTTCCTGAGACCAGCATTTGGCACCCGCCAGCACCTCTTTCCAGATACTTTTGGCATGCAATGCCCTTTCATACAACTTTCCTTCCGGCTGCCCGATGGGCCAAACCATCCCGAAATTACGGATCGATGCGCCCACCGCTTTCGACGAACGCTCGATCACCGTCACCTGATAACCCCTTATAGCCAAAGCCCTTGCCGTAGCCAGGCCTACAATGCCCGCCCCGATCACAATCGCCGATTTACCCATGCTTTTCACTCCGTTCATAATGAGCAGATTAACTTTTCACCGCCATTTCGTGACTGGCCAAGATGATCCCCGGCACCTCCGCAATGTCGTCGATCACATGCGTGGGCTTGTAAGGCAGCAGCTGTTCGCGGGTGAATGCGCCGGTGGTGACACCGATCACATATTTGCAGCCCGCATTAATCCCCTCATTGATATCCACCTCGGTATCACCCACTTTCGCTACATTTTCAGCGGGTGTAACGCCGAGCGCAGCCATTATTTTTCGGATCATGTCCGGATAAGGGCGCCCGTACGGCACCTCGTCGCTTGCCACGAGACAGTCGATCCTGTCGGCCCAGCCGAGGCGGTCGACGATCACGTCGGCAATGTTGCGGGAGAAGCCGGTATTCAATGCAATTTTGACACCCTCCGCACGAAGCGCGGCGAAAGTCTCCTCCACATTCGGCAGCGGCGCTATTTCGTCGGTCGTTTTGTAAAAATCGATCATTCCGTTCACAAAATGCGTGTGAATCGAGTCCACCAGCGATTCTGTGATCTTCGACTTATCGGGCTCGCGCACTTCGAGCATCATTTTAATCGCCAGCGGCTTTTCGTAGCCCATCAGCGGGTTCACATTCTCAATCGCGATGTCATACCCTTGCGACCGCATCGCCTGCTGAAAGGCGATTCCTACAAAATTCCTATCCCGGACAGTCGTGCCTGCCATGTCGAAAACTACCAGTTCTATCGGCATCTTTTTTTTGTAATTGGTGAACTAATACTGAACTCGCCCGGACATCACAGCTTGCAGCAAATTGCGACTATTTGATAGCCTAAAAGTTAAATAATTTTAAACTTCTGCAAAAGCTCCATTCCGCCCCGGCAACTTCAAAAAAACACCGGAAGTTAGCAATAATCGAGCAAAGCCAATTCAAAAAGTTAACTTATATTGAATTTATTGCACGAATATCGCTGGCACTGCACAAATTTAGGGAAGTAAAAATGTGAAGAAGTTAAGAGAATGTTAATTAATATTGAACACAAAAATTAACAAGC includes:
- a CDS encoding aspartate aminotransferase family protein; translation: MAAAHNRTEGDINLSSARRDWYAVMSDPETSGYLHEDAEHFLHQSLSTPCLDVLASCEGIYLTDVQGKRYMDFHGNNVHQLGYRHPYVIEKLKAQMDILPFSPRRYTNVPAIELAKKLGSLMPGDLNRVLFAPGGTSAISMALKLARILTGKHKVVSLWDSFHGASLDAISAGGELDFRKDMGPLMPGVERIPPPMTYRGPFAAAGNGDIPYADYLEYVIEKEGDIGAFLIETIRNTDVQIPSQGYWKRVREICTKHNVLLILDEIPIAFGRTGKMFAFEHYGFEPDIVCLGKGLGAGVMPMAAIVARDSYNVAQNVSLGHFTHEKSPLGSVAALAMLECIEQNGLLAKVNADAEFMREELGKLKDKYPLIGEVRGIGLLWGVELVRDRETKEKAVEEAEAVMYECLQNGLSFKVSQGNVVQLSPPLIITREQLTEALQILGKAIEKASVLV
- a CDS encoding alkaline phosphatase family protein, with translation MFAKVSCTLAVVSLMLAAFQTLPESDLRKKAPVAEMNADERPAGIEHVIVIGVDGLSPDGIRKAETPSIDRMVANGAVKWNVRTVLTSASSQNWASMIMGAGPEQHGIINNDWEMDDHSLPPIAQEADGRFPTIFSILHKAKPDAEIGAVYHWGGFGRLFQKNAVNYDKHFSTEDSTAADFVQYIKNKKPTLGFVHFDHVDHAGHHGGHGSQEYYQSVTKADSLIGKVLAGIQDAGIADKTLVILWADHGGIGYGHGGATPQEAEIAGVLFGAGVKKGYEIQQQVYTYDLASTIAFVLGIEQPYAWIGRPVKPAFAGFDEPKNLWLGEKTVNAPVIHPERKLYEQAGGLFVDKPATVRIDTKAEKGTTHYTIDGSDPGLKSPVYTQPFNVSQTTVVKARTFDEKGNPSLLSTAYFRLVKSGKGNGVTAMFFKANDLNKLPDFTQLKNGKSWIAPEFGMVKKDIEGMLAKGTESFAMQFEGFIQIDREGKYQFSTQSDDGSKLFVDGKEVVNNDGNHGVEEKTGSIDLKAGRYPIKIQYYNNGGGFWLDAFYRGPGVTKQLIPADKLFVK
- a CDS encoding TIGR03364 family FAD-dependent oxidoreductase — protein: MNGVKSMGKSAIVIGAGIVGLATARALAIRGYQVTVIERSSKAVGASIRNFGMVWPIGQPEGKLYERALHAKSIWKEVLAGAKCWSQEAGSLHMAYQEDELEVIRQFVEVSAYRPVACLDAAGTLAKSPAVNPDGLLGSLYSADEMIVDPREAIAAIPGYLQATFGVTFIWDTAISQVAYPTVISGSKSWSADEIFVCSGQDFETLYPQQFSAAPLTKCKLQMMRLEAQPDDWRIGPALCGGLSFIHYHGFKAAASLPGLKARYEREYAEYLKWGIHVMASQNGLGEITVGDSHEYALTFDPFDREFINTMILDYLGTFAQFKSPKVFQSWHGIYPKMTNGATELVMTPESGVTIINGLGGNGMTLSFGLCDEVVGGTYRI
- a CDS encoding HAD-IA family hydrolase; amino-acid sequence: MPIELVVFDMAGTTVRDRNFVGIAFQQAMRSQGYDIAIENVNPLMGYEKPLAIKMMLEVREPDKSKITESLVDSIHTHFVNGMIDFYKTTDEIAPLPNVEETFAALRAEGVKIALNTGFSRNIADVIVDRLGWADRIDCLVASDEVPYGRPYPDMIRKIMAALGVTPAENVAKVGDTEVDINEGINAGCKYVIGVTTGAFTREQLLPYKPTHVIDDIAEVPGIILASHEMAVKS